A segment of the Amblyomma americanum isolate KBUSLIRL-KWMA chromosome 6, ASM5285725v1, whole genome shotgun sequence genome:
ggagggactgagagaaggaaggaagaaagaggtgccataatggagggctccggaataatttcgaccacctggggatctttaaggggggacactgctCTTTGGCACTGAAATCGGCCCAAAAATCAGATTTTCAATCTTTTCCTCGCACCATTCCGCATCTGTATGCAAATATTCATCACTACACCACACGCCGGCCGTGAGCTCAAGTGGGAGCCACTTTGTGTATCGTTCTTAGAGCGCTTTGCAGCAATGTCAGCACCTAAGTTCCGCACGGCGCACAAGTTcggaaaaaagaggaagaagacgCTGACTGACAACTTCAAGAAGAAGAGCTCTGCGGAAACCGCAAGCATCACATCTGAATCGCAGTGCGATGTGGAGACCGTGTTAGGCCTAGGCCTAACGGCGACCGCGGACATTGGAACATCGGACAGCGGTCGCGTTCAGCGAGACACCCCGATGCTGCAACCTTCCGAGATAGCAGCAATTACAAAGAAAGCGCATGGGAAACAGCAGCAGATGGCATCGACTCCTGCAACGGAGCGCAAAGCTGCTTTCTTCGGTGCAACCGCAGACGCTGCGACTACCACTGCCGAACCGCTCGGCGACGCGACTGACGCAACCTTCACGATGGTTAGTTTGGAGTTTGTGAATGCGCTACTAGCGTGTGTGAAGTGCAAAGTGTGCTGCGGTAATGTGAACATCGGCAAATGTGACAACGAGTACGGCCTTGCTGTGAAATTGACGCTTTCGTGCGTAAATCGCGGCGACGTTTCTTCCGAATGGAGTTCGCCGCGTGTGATCGGCGGTCAAAAAAAGAATCCGTTCGTTGTGAACATTCTTGCCGCGCGTGCCATGCAAGCAACCGGAAATCAGCGTGCTGCACTAAATGATATATTCTCGGCAATGAATATATCTCATAGGGGTTTGCACACGAAAACGTGGCAAAAGTACGTCAAAAAAAAGTTGACGCCCGCGGTGGATCGTGCAGCCCTGAGGATGACAGCCGACTGCGGACGATGCGTTCGCGAGGTGTACTCTGAGCTAAATCTCGGACACCCAGGTAACATCGCAGTCTCATTTGACGGCTCGTGGATGACACGCGGGCATTCCTCGCACATTGGAATCGGGACAGTTATCGAGCTCTTTACTGGACTTGTGCTCGATTACGTCGTGCTCAGTAATTTTTGCGCCGCGTGCAAACGGGGCCCAAAAGATGATGACCCGACGTACTCAGCGTGGAAAGCAAGCCACACATGCCAGAAGAACACCAACAAGAAGGCTTCCGAAATGGAGGTAGAGGCTGCACTCATCTTATTCAAGCGGTCTCTAGAACTGCACAAAGTCCGGTACACAACCATACTGTCCGATGGGGACAGCCGCACTTTCCTTGCTTTGCAAGAAGAAGTCTATGGGTACATTCCAATTACCaaagaagactgcataaatcATGTGCAGAAGCGCATGGGAACCGCTCTGCGCAATGTGGTCTCAAAACAGAGAGGTTCTAATGGAGAATCCCTTGGTGGCAAAGGAAAGCTTACGGCAGATTTAATTTCTACATTGAGTCCATACTATGCATGGGCTCTGAAATCACACATTGGTGATGTGGAGGCCACACATAGGGCTGTGATGGCCACCTATCATCATGTCACTTTTAATGACATCACCGCCAACCACAGCTTTTGTCCAACAGGCCCCGAGTCTTGGTGCAGACAGAATGCTGCAGAGGCCCGAGGTGATGCCATGCCATGTCACCGACACAACCTGCCTGCTCATGTCTGCAACGCTTTGCTGCCTGTATACGAAAGACTTTCTAACAAGGGGCTTCTTGAGCGCGTCCAACGAGGCAAAACTCAGAATAATAATGAATCCTTACACTCAATGATATGGGCACTTGCCCGAAAGGAGCGCCACGCCTCACTTTTTGCCGTTCAGGCTGCTGTGGCTGAGGCTGTAATGAAGTTTAATGCAGGAAATGACAACTGCTGCAAGAGCTGAACCTGACCTCCAGCCCCCAGGCAACCAAGCGCATGCAAGAGAAAGACAAACAAAGGaatgtgcacaaaagcacaaaTCGGCAGAAAATGTGCACCGCATGCTGAAAAAGCGCCACTTCAATGATAGCAAGCAATCAGACTACATTCCGGGAGGCTATTAGGAATTTTTCTTCAATAAACAGCACtctgtttttctcatttttctcagaATGCAAATTTTGGTCTCTGAGCAAATTTCTAAGCGGCATATCTCAGCATCTATAGCTGACAgaactataatttttttttagtgtgtaccTAGGTGATCTGAGCATGCAATGTTGGAAGCAGATTTTTCAATTAAGCCTCAGAAAATTTTTTAATGATCTAGTTCCTGATTGCATGTTAGCCACAGTTTATCGCATGAATTTCATTGTACTGTGAAATCACTAATGATGGTAAAATTAGAAAACTGTCTCCAACATTGCTTTCCATTTTCTTTCTGGAGTAACAATGTGCAGTTTTTGAGCTTTTAtgctttacttttctctcaatgTTCTGGTGAACAATGGCAGTTAATTATATCTTGAGAACTAATTAACCTAACAATAAAGTAACTGCATTTTTGAAATCAGCACGAGGAGCTGGTGAAGGATATGCAATTTCATTAAGTTTGGTGGAGAAATAAATAATTTTCCTCCAGAAGCAGTCTTCCCCATTAATGCATGCATCccaaagcaatgccatgccaaaaactgtacttacagaaaaagccaTTCacaaatttcccagcctgctctcCTGGTCACTGGCGCCAAtcgcacgcaacttggtggcttgcacaacttccatgcaacccTTGGtttttagctggaaaaaaattgagggatcagtgagatatcaaatttgATATCAATTGCTTTGTTTGAATGACAGACTAAGAAAAAAAGTGTTCATTGTGGGCACAATTATTATTTCACACCAGCTTtgtacagtaaaccacgtttattgCGACCTCGTTAACACAGACTTGCTGCACGGTTGCTTTGCCTCGGACTCACATTCAACAATACTTTAAGGCAGCTTACAACATTCATTGATGGCACGCGGAAAGAAAAGCAGTTTGAACCCATTAGTACAGCATTATATCTCACGTATTTTCCAGCCGTGGTCGCGCCTTCTGGATACAAAATTTAACTTTATTCGTAAATGGCGCTCCTACAGAGAGTCCCAGTTCAGCTCCTGTTTGACACTGATACTTTGATAATTAAAACAATATTTGTTGGTGACAAGCCGCGCTGCACAATTTTGAACGTGTTCCAGCATATCACAATAGGCTCCGACGAGAAGGTCCCACAATGCATTGGCATACTCCATAACTGGTCCATGTTAGTGAAGTATAAAAGTTCAACCTTCTGAGGAGCGTCCCAAAaattcctttccaaaaaatttaGCTTTCTTGATGCCTCTGCCAGAATGTATTGTCTGCTTTCTCCCTCATTATTCTCATTTTAGCAGTGCACTCTCCACAGCAAAAGTGCTGGACATTGTACTATCAAGACGTTTGTGTGGCGTGCAAGCGGCTTGTATCATGATGAATAGATGTAAATACAGCCAAGCCAATTTTCCATGCCGCAACTACAGCTGCAGCCAGATATCATTTTGTGAAGCAGCACAATGGAATTCAATTTTACAGTGGCGAATtgtgcagcattttgtttcaaacatgCGTGTGAAAGGAAGACTGTTTatgttgcatgaaaagaaaagaatgacATGCATACTGGAGTTTGCAACAATACCCTGTGGACATTATAAAACACTGCCATAAAATCCATAAATCCATAAATCATCTGAAAATACTTTGGTTCATAAAGACAAACTGCCGTGCACTCATTTGAGCACAGTGGACTTTCCCTCAAGACAAACTTGACTAAATCAATGTCTCACTGTATTTGGCAAAGCTAATTGCAGTGAAGATCTGCACTGTATTCCAGTGAGTCGGTGCATCATAGGGAAGGTTATGGaaacaaatgcaagtttatgagctTCATAAGCATATGAGCTTGCCCAATCTATTTATGCATGTAACTGAGAAATTTGCCTTGAAAAAGATATTTACCGCTGCAGGTCAGAGCACTCCTGTGCCAGGTAGCCTATTAAAAAAGTCTGCAAAGATAGCGCAATAAGTAAGTGTGGTTGAATATAAAACTGACTATCCTTGAATATATATATTATTAACTCTCTCAAGGTTACATCAGCAACAAAGGAGAGAGGGCggaaggcaaaaagctgcgttgttgcagcttGAGAGCCACCCTGCGCCCTCTGCCGGTGTGTATAGCCCAACAGCTGATCAAAACAACAGTGGAAgagcgcacacacaaacacaaagtATCTACATCTGACATTTGCATGAAGGTACGCCTCTAATATCATTGGACGTTATTTCACAAAAACTACTCCACATTTCTATGTACAGGGAACATTTACAACATATAGAACTTACTATCCAGGCCATAGCTCTTGGATCTAAGTTTCACATATTTCTGCATAATACTATACTGCAGATACAACTAACAAAGCAACAGACCGAGAGAGTTTTCTAATGGAATAAAAATCAGAATAATTAGCTGACATTCAAAATCACTGACCTGCTACTGAGCGAGGAACGGAACAACAGAGGCAGAGATGAAGGAAAAGAGGTGCAGAAAATTGTTAATGTTtagaaaataattataaatttagAGAAATCTCCAGAAATGATGTAGCCAAaaattttgctttgttttatggggcttaacggcACAAAGCGGTGCAGGCAATGTGAGATATTTGAGGAATGGATAAATCTTTAAGTGTGCTAACATGACAGAGTTCCTGCACCTCTAGCAtcttgcctccatcaaaatgagacCACTGCAGCActtgcatctttcgggtcagcagttgaGCACCATACCACGGCACCCATTAGGGTGACatgcttagtttagtttatttgggtttaacatcccaaagcgactcggggcACGAGGGACATTGTAGTGAAGGGATGACACGCAACGAAGTGGTGACTACCGGGGTTTACAAATTTCACTACAGAGAGTGTGAGCATTGTTGAGGTTTTAGAGTTTATCTAGTGTACAAATGCCATATAACTTCACAGATAATTCATTACAAGTATATGCTCCCTATGGCAGGGTCTGGAAcctaaagcacaaagcaatagtacataaaatgaaggcaagagCAGAGTTCCCTGCTGCCAGCAACCACTACTACCCAAAACGACAGCCAGCCTTTAAAAATGCATGTCCTGCCTATGCCTATTCATGATCTCAGCTCAGATTTTATTCGCAGTTATTGCCAACTCACGCAGCTTTCTCCTCCATTTCTTAGCATGAACcctatgatttttctttcagtggttCACTGCACTCTTCGCAATTTTAAACCTTATAGTTTTCGCAATTTTAAACCTTATAACTTTTTTTGCCTGAAAGATTTGTACCATCAAGGCAGTTTAAAATTTTAGTTTTTGAGCATACTGCAAGGCGCTGTTCGTAACTCCTGCGTGCATGCCAAAGGACTTAAAACCCCATTCTTCTTGCAACTATTTCTCTCAATTGCTCTGCATTTGTGCACGACCTGGCCTAGATGTAGTCTGTTACCTCTTCTAGTACCTCACTGCATACCGTAAAATGTTCTTTTTTCGGATTGTTGAGTATTTTAACCCTCTTTTGCGCACTGAGTATTTATGTCCTTAATCATGAACTGCAATTCCTCATCACTGATACTACGGCAATAACATCCCAAAATCAGATGTAACTAAGCCGTTCTCCACAAGTCTTCACATTTCCTAAACCAATCCATTGCTAGACAGAGAGGGTCATTTCATCTAGCATTGTCACATACCATTCACTCTATGTGCGTTCTACAAACTAAGCAACCCTTGATTCCATGTCACTGCTGTCAAAACTACACTTATGACTAGCTTCATACTTCATAGCTTCTGCAATCGTCATCACACAAAGTACTGACTAGGCCTTCTCGTCACAGAAGGAGGCTAGCACTGACTACACTTTAAGAAGGTGCTGTTTATCCCTCGTCAGTGTTGACGCATGAACACATGCAGTGCAATTCGTTACTCTTTCCGCTCAACATAGTGACAAAGCCGAGAGAGGCTACTCAGTTAATTGTCTCGTCGGTGACAAGTTTTCGATTACCAGCTTTCTGCCAAGGCCTGGATAGGCGACTGTCAGAGTCTTGTCGGCATCGCTCGTTAGAAAGCCTTTAACACCACTGAATACCTGGCCATCGTTAGTGCTACTGCAGTAATTCTAGAGTGACCACAGAGGTTTTATGTGCGTGACCGACCGGTGCTATGCCAACAGGTTCTGCTAGCTAGCCCACAGGACCCCATCAGCATCACTAGCAAGCAGCGACTATTGAGGCAATATCAACGACATTCCAATATTTGAGGCTGCGCCCCTTGTTTTCACTTAATGTGGGTGAAAGGTTGAAGTGACCCCTAGGTAGACAAATATTATGTTCCACTCAGTACCTGTgattgaaacttgctagaatgtacCTGCTTacgaccagcaaaaaaaaaattactattgTACCTCTCCCCTCTAAACAGCAAGAGCGCAGCTGCTGATGCAAGAATAGTcatatcttgactaaatcgaaaTAAGAGGAAGTGCAACGCATGTGtaatgcaaaaaagaaataaacaatacCACACAAAAAGACTGGGaagattccaagagtaggtgaatgcatgaatgggtggcagtCAGGTGACCAAATAGGAAATTTGAGGCAAAAGGGCTgtagcagctggcacaggacacagttactTACAGATCAACTGGAGAACCATTTCTCTACACTGATGTTAATGACAGAtgcacacgacagacaaaatcacaaACTCTAGGCATGGGCTgtgcatcatgcgactcaatgtcaatcgccattgcaaatggcaccagcaccgcggacAGCACATGAGAAAAAGAAGATACTTTTGCTCTCCACTTTGCTCAACTTTGAGcggcagtcagctgcgcttttaagagcaaagctctcaagtacggcaacattggcactttatgttttactgacatgagggtccTCGTGAGGGTGCAAGTACcgtgtttgttttgcaccaaatgtgttaattgcgagttatgtttaactaaagagggggcatctgctacggcacctcttctgtaactccctcctatatcccttcccttacatcatggttcaagtgtccaccaaaatgtgaggcagttactgtgccatttttttcAATTAATTTAAAATATTTCAAGGATGCAGtcttaagaaggtagaggtacaagcTGTGGAGTATAACCATACGCCATGGCAGTAAACCAACAATAAAtttgtgctgacagcagcttgcccagtgcactgcaaggatgctatgccttACAATGATTGgcgtcatcgtgcaatgttacattactgacagACATTTTGGTTTGTGTaccagaaatactggtaaaccatcgttgtagagcacaatgtttttaacgAGATAAATAAACATATTGGGCCTTTTCGGGGGCACATATGCAtaacaggcaacaggtgtgcaatgtcaaggCACCTTTATGTTACCAGCAGCTGCATCAAAAAGGTACATGAGCGACTATATTTGGTACAGGTCTACAGTTCCAGTAATTacaagctgaggtactgctgtgacgtgcatgtagagtttgcatgcatttctacACCTAGCTGCAagatgttgaaaatatttttctaattaGGCAGCTAagaaatgcatcactgaaaaggaataactaccatgaacggctcaggagggatgacacagccgaaggcaggaagcacgcatggcccaacagatgctggcagctggcaactgcaaataaatacatacaGAGAAACAGCTGTCAGAGGCTATAGCATTGTCATGAACGTCAACAAAGGAAATTTTCTACTGCTTTAGAAACTAaaattagacgtaatataagtaaataaaaaaccggtgagctagcccatgacaaaagaaatgaacagattttatgtaatgcacccatatacattctttgagaagagtcacgactgtcataaccacactgaaagatgagctggctgaaataccgcataacaatttgaatataggatacGCCGGTTTTCATTAATTCCCATCAGGGTGCCTTGCACAGCGTCTAAGGTATTCTTAAATTTAACGTTGCGACCAGTCTGTCTACTATCTCCTGATATCTCATGTCACAGCTTAGCATCATGCAAAAATTGGTAGcacatttaacaaatctgcatacaattataaaccgcacaaatttgtcgactgggaatgcaagtaagggcaagagaaacaaaatatACCAAAGAACACAGGTGAG
Coding sequences within it:
- the LOC144093660 gene encoding uncharacterized protein LOC144093660 isoform X6 yields the protein MVATAERASKAVLSAILRARNSSQARDPTHRPPFTALTCVLCCQLPASVGPCVLPAFGCVIPPEPFMTFLIGYLAQECSDLQRVAWKLCKPPSCVRLAPVTRRAGWEICEWLFLVVGKDHPGSQH
- the LOC144093660 gene encoding uncharacterized protein LOC144093660 isoform X5; translation: MVATAERASKAVLSAILRARNSSQARDPTHRPPFTALTCVLCCQLPASVGPCVLPAFGCVIPPEPFMTFLIGYLAQECSDLQRVAWKLCKPPSCVRLAPVTRRAGWEICEWLFLCSAYVAVLMPQHEQPCSMLSSSADTMAAAGAATLGPVEW
- the LOC144093660 gene encoding uncharacterized protein LOC144093660 isoform X4, whose translation is MVATAERASKAVLSAILRARNSSQARDPTHRPPFTALTCVLCCQLPASVGPCVLPAFGCVIPPEPFMTFLIGYLAQECSDLQRVAWKLCKPPSCVRLAPVTRRAGWEICEWLFLCSAYVAVLMPQHEQPCSMLSSSADTMAAAGAATLGPVEGL